A window of the Carassius carassius chromosome 36, fCarCar2.1, whole genome shotgun sequence genome harbors these coding sequences:
- the onecut2 gene encoding one cut domain family member 2 isoform X1 produces the protein MKTAYNAYRCLAKDLDAYAMNPEMTMDIGSLSHEQDLMSSHSPHHNRNPGASLRIHQDLTVAPSRSAMVSSMASILDGGGGAGGEYRPELSLPLHHAMSMPCDTSPSGMSGTYTTLTPLQPLPPISTVSDKFHHPHHHHHHHQRFSGNVSGSFTLMRDERTLPAMNNLYSPYHKDMSGMGQSLSPLGNGLGSIHNAQQTLHNYGAHSHDKMLSSNFDAHTAMLARSDQHLSRGLGGPAAGMMPHLNGMHGHPGHPQSHGPVLASNRDRPLSSSSSSGAQGSSSGQLEEINTKEVAQRITAELKRYSIPQAIFAQRVLCRSQGTLSDLLRNPKPWSKLKSGRETFRRMWKWLQEPEFQRMSALRLAACKRKEQDPSKDRSNTPKKSRLVFTDLQRRTLLAIFKENKRPSKEMQLTISQQLGLELNTVSNFFMNARRRSLDKWLDEGSLGNTSSTSSTCTKA, from the exons ATGAAGACTGCCTATAACGCCTATCGATGCCTGGCCAAGGATTTGGATGCGTACGCCATGAACCCAGAGATGACAATGGACATTGGCAGCCTTAGCCATGAGCAGGACTTGATGAGCAGCCACAGCCCCCATCACAACCGCAATCCGGGGGCTTCCTTGCGGATACACCAGGATCTGACCGTGGCGCCGTCGCGCTCCGCGATGGTCTCCAGTATGGCTTCGATTCTGGACGGCGGCGGCGGCGCAGGAGGAGAGTACCGTCCCGAGCTCTCGCTGCCGCTCCATCACGCCATGAGCATGCCCTGCGACACCTCCCCATCCGGGATGAGCGGCACCTACACCACCCTGACCCCTCTGCAGCCCCTGCCGCCGATTTCCACCGTGTCCGACAAATTCCACCATCCgcaccatcaccaccatcaccacCAGCGTTTCTCTGGCAACGTGAGCGGCAGCTTCACCCTCATGCGGGACGAGAGGACTCTACCAGCCATGAACAACCTCTACAGCCCCTACCACAAAGACATGAGCGGGATGGGGCAGAGTTTGTCCCCTCTGGGCAACGGCTTGGGCTCAATCCACAACGCACAGCAGACGCTCCACAACTACGGCGCGCACAGCCACGATAAGATGCTGAGCTCCAACTTCGACGCGCACACTGCCATGCTGGCCAGAAGTGACCAGCACCTCTCCAGAGGCCTCGGTGGCCCCGCGGCGGGCATGATGCCCCACCTCAACGGGATGCACGGGCATCCGGGCCACCCTCAATCCCACGGGCCCGTGTTGGCTTCCAACCGGGACAGAccgctctcctcctcctcctcctccggagCGCAGGGCTCCAGCTCGGGGCAGCTGGAAGAGATCAACACCAAGGAAGTGGCGCAGCGCATCACGGCCGAGCTCAAGCGCTACAGCATCCCGCAGGCCATCTTCGCGCAGCGGGTGCTGTGCCGCTCGCAGGGCACGCTCTCCGACCTGCTGCGGAACCCCAAACCCTGGAGTAAACTCAAGTCCGGCCGTGAAACGTTTCGCCGCATGTGGAAGTGGTTACAGGAGCCCGAGTTTCAGAGGATGTCGGCCCTTCGGCTTGCAG CGTGCAAAAGAAAAGAGCAAGACCCGAGCAAAGACAGGAGCAATACACCAAAGAAATCACGGCTGGTTTTCACAGACCTGCAGCGGCGAACGCTTCTGGCCATCTTTAAGGAGAACAAGCGTCCGTCCAAAGAGATGCAGCTGACCATCTCGCAGCAGCTGGGTCTGGAACTGAACACTGTCAGCAACTTCTTCATGAACGCCCGCAGACGCAGCCTGGACAAATGGCTGGACGAGGGGAGTCTGGGCAACACGTCGTCCACCTCCAGCACTTGTACCAAAGCGTGA
- the onecut2 gene encoding one cut domain family member 2 isoform X2, producing the protein MKTAYNAYRCLAKDLDAYAMNPEMTMDIGSLSHEQDLMSSHSPHHNRNPGASLRIHQDLTVAPSRSAMVSSMASILDGGGGAGGEYRPELSLPLHHAMSMPCDTSPSGMSGTYTTLTPLQPLPPISTVSDKFHHPHHHHHHHQRFSGNVSGSFTLMRDERTLPAMNNLYSPYHKDMSGMGQSLSPLGNGLGSIHNAQQTLHNYGAHSHDKMLSSNFDAHTAMLARSDQHLSRGLGGPAAGMMPHLNGMHGHPGHPQSHGPVLASNRDRPLSSSSSSGAQGSSSGQLEEINTKEVAQRITAELKRYSIPQAIFAQRVLCRSQGTLSDLLRNPKPWSKLKSGRETFRRMWKWLQEPEFQRMSALRLAGKTSVQKKRARPEQRQEQYTKEITAGFHRPAAANASGHL; encoded by the exons ATGAAGACTGCCTATAACGCCTATCGATGCCTGGCCAAGGATTTGGATGCGTACGCCATGAACCCAGAGATGACAATGGACATTGGCAGCCTTAGCCATGAGCAGGACTTGATGAGCAGCCACAGCCCCCATCACAACCGCAATCCGGGGGCTTCCTTGCGGATACACCAGGATCTGACCGTGGCGCCGTCGCGCTCCGCGATGGTCTCCAGTATGGCTTCGATTCTGGACGGCGGCGGCGGCGCAGGAGGAGAGTACCGTCCCGAGCTCTCGCTGCCGCTCCATCACGCCATGAGCATGCCCTGCGACACCTCCCCATCCGGGATGAGCGGCACCTACACCACCCTGACCCCTCTGCAGCCCCTGCCGCCGATTTCCACCGTGTCCGACAAATTCCACCATCCgcaccatcaccaccatcaccacCAGCGTTTCTCTGGCAACGTGAGCGGCAGCTTCACCCTCATGCGGGACGAGAGGACTCTACCAGCCATGAACAACCTCTACAGCCCCTACCACAAAGACATGAGCGGGATGGGGCAGAGTTTGTCCCCTCTGGGCAACGGCTTGGGCTCAATCCACAACGCACAGCAGACGCTCCACAACTACGGCGCGCACAGCCACGATAAGATGCTGAGCTCCAACTTCGACGCGCACACTGCCATGCTGGCCAGAAGTGACCAGCACCTCTCCAGAGGCCTCGGTGGCCCCGCGGCGGGCATGATGCCCCACCTCAACGGGATGCACGGGCATCCGGGCCACCCTCAATCCCACGGGCCCGTGTTGGCTTCCAACCGGGACAGAccgctctcctcctcctcctcctccggagCGCAGGGCTCCAGCTCGGGGCAGCTGGAAGAGATCAACACCAAGGAAGTGGCGCAGCGCATCACGGCCGAGCTCAAGCGCTACAGCATCCCGCAGGCCATCTTCGCGCAGCGGGTGCTGTGCCGCTCGCAGGGCACGCTCTCCGACCTGCTGCGGAACCCCAAACCCTGGAGTAAACTCAAGTCCGGCCGTGAAACGTTTCGCCGCATGTGGAAGTGGTTACAGGAGCCCGAGTTTCAGAGGATGTCGGCCCTTCGGCTTGCAGGTAAGACAAG CGTGCAAAAGAAAAGAGCAAGACCCGAGCAAAGACAGGAGCAATACACCAAAGAAATCACGGCTGGTTTTCACAGACCTGCAGCGGCGAACGCTTCTGGCCATCTTTAA